One Mugil cephalus isolate CIBA_MC_2020 chromosome 8, CIBA_Mcephalus_1.1, whole genome shotgun sequence genomic window carries:
- the si:dkey-32e23.4 gene encoding dynamin-1-like protein isoform X3 → METLIPTINRLQEVFLTVGAEVIQLPQIVVVGSQSSGKSSVLESLVGRDFLPRGSGIVTRRPLVLQLVNVAPLQERQKTENAVKAEEWGTFLHCKNQIFTDFMEIRHEIEAETARSSGDNKGISPEPIYLKIFSPKVLNLTLVDLPGITKVPVGDQPEDIEAQVQEMILSFISNPNSLILAVSPANSDLATSDALKLAREVDPDGRRTLLVISKLDLMDAGTDALEVLLGRVIPVKLGIIGVVNRSQHDINTQKSLEDSMRDELAFLQRHYPSLVSRAGSRYLAKTLSRLLMHHIRDCLPDLKTRVTVLSAQYQARLNGYGQPVEDHSATLLQIVTKFASDYCNTIEGTARHIQTSELCGGARMCYIFHETFGRTLQSIDPLGGLTDLDVLTAIRNATGPRPALFVPEVSFELLVKRQIKRLEEPSLRCVELVHEELQRIIQHCSSFSTQELLRFPKLHDSIVEVVTGLLRKRLPITNEMVHNLVAIELAYINTKHPDFTDAAQVSASVNSQQAEGLDGGKRWKNEKVSEEKAPAAGFGSPSKGQAINLLDTAVPASRKLSAKEQRDCEVIQRLIKSYFLIVRKSIQDSVPKTVMHFLVNFVKEHLQSELVGQLYKQPLLQELLIESQDTAQQRTEVAQMLEALKKANNIISEIRETHLW, encoded by the exons ATGGAAACTCTGATTCCCACCATCAACCGGCTGCAGGAGGTCTTTCTCACAGTGGGCGCGGAGGTCATACAGCTACCTCAGATAGTCGTGGTTGGATCCCAG AGCAGCGGAAAGAGCTCTGTGTTGGAGAGCCTGGTTGGACGGGACTTCTTGCCACGGGGATCAGGAATAGTCACAAGACGACCCCTGGTGTTGCAGCTTGTTAATGTTGCACCTCTGCAGGAGCGACAGAAGACTGAAAATG CAGTCAAAGCTGAGGAGTGGGGCACATTTCTGCACTGCAAGAACCag ATCTTCACAGATTTTATGGAAATTCGTCACgaaattgaagcagaaactgcaCGCAGTTCAGGCGACAACAAG GGAATCAGTCCTGAGCCCATTTATTTGAAGATTTTCTCACCCAAAGTCCTCAACCTCACCCTGGTTGATTTACCTGGAATTACAAAG GTTCCTGTTGGGGATCAGCCAGAAGACATTGAGGCACAAGTGCAAGAGATGATCCTCTCCTTCATCTCGAATCCAAACTCCCTCATCCTCGCCGTGTCCCCTGCCAACTCTGACTTGGCCACCTCTGATGCTCTGAAACTGGCTCGTGAAGTTGATCCAGATG gtcGCCGAACACTGCTGGTGATCAGTAAACTGGACCTGATGGACGCAGGGACCGATGCGCTGGAGGTTCTTCTGGGCCGAGTCATTCCAGTCAAGCTCGGGATTATCGGGGTGGTTAACAG GAGTCAGCATGACATCAATACCCAGAAGAGTCTGGAAGACTCGATGCGGGATGAGCTCGCCTTCCTGCAGCGTCACTACCCCTCACTCGTGTCTCGTGCTGGCTCCCGCTATCTGGCCAAAACTCTCAGCAGACTGCTCATGCACCACATCCGGGACTGCCTGCCAGACCTCAAAACCCGAGTGACTGTGCTGAGTGCTCAGTACCAGGCGCGGCTCAACGGCTACGGTCAGCCAGTGGAGGACCACAGCGCCACCCTGCTGCAGATCGTCACCAAGTTTGCCAGTGATTATTGCAACACCATAGAGGGAACGGCCAGACACATACAAACCTCAGAGCT CTGCGGAGGTGCTCGAATGTGTTACATATTCCATGAGACATTTGGCCGCACTTTGCAGTCTATCGACCCCCTGGGAGGGCTGACTGATCTCGATGTTCTCACTGCCATCCGCAATGCTACG GGTCCACGGCCGGCGCTTTTTGTGCCTGAGGTGTCTTTTGAGTTGCTGGTGAAACGGCAAATTAAGCGTCTGGAGGAGCCTAGTCTGCGCTGCGTAGAGCTTGTtcatgaagagctgcagagaatCATCCAGCACTGCTCCTCCTTCAGCACACAG gaGCTCCTGCGATTTCCCAAACTGCACGACTCCATTGTGGAAGTAGTGACTGGATTATTGAGGAAGCGGCTGCCGATTACTAATGAAATG GTGCACAATTTAGTGGCAATAGAGCTTGCCTACATCAACACAAAGCATCCAGACTTCACGGATGCAGCGCAGGTCTCAGCATCCGTCAACAGTCAACAG GCTGAGGGTCTTGATGGAGGGAAGCGCTGGAAGAACGAGAAGGTTTCCGAAGAAAAAGCCCCAGCCGCAGGCTTCGGCAGTCCCAGCAAAGGCCAGGCCATTAACCTCCTTGACACA GCGGTGCCCGCATCCCGTAAGCTGAGTGCAAAGGAGCAGAGGGACTGCGAGGTCATCCAGCGTCTCATCAAGAGCTACTTCCTCATTGTTCGCAAAAGCATTCAAGACAG TGTGCCCAAGAcagtgatgcatttcctggtgAACTTTGTGAAAGAGCATCTGCAGAGCGAGTTGGTGGGCCAGCTTTACAAACAGCCACTGCTGCAGGAGCTGCTCATTGAGTCACAGGACACGGCACAGCAGCGAACTGAGGTTGCCCAAATGCTCGAG gccCTTAAAAAAGCCAATAATATCATCTCTGAGATCCGGGAGACGCATCTGTGGTAG
- the si:dkey-32e23.4 gene encoding dynamin-1-like protein isoform X2, whose amino-acid sequence METLIPTINRLQEVFLTVGAEVIQLPQIVVVGSQSSGKSSVLESLVGRDFLPRGSGIVTRRPLVLQLVNVAPLQERQKTENGNGVRQNAPNSHPVKAEEWGTFLHCKNQIFTDFMEIRHEIEAETARSSGDNKGISPEPIYLKIFSPKVLNLTLVDLPGITKVPVGDQPEDIEAQVQEMILSFISNPNSLILAVSPANSDLATSDALKLAREVDPDGRRTLLVISKLDLMDAGTDALEVLLGRVIPVKLGIIGVVNRSQHDINTQKSLEDSMRDELAFLQRHYPSLVSRAGSRYLAKTLSRLLMHHIRDCLPDLKTRVTVLSAQYQARLNGYGQPVEDHSATLLQIVTKFASDYCNTIEGTARHIQTSELCGGARMCYIFHETFGRTLQSIDPLGGLTDLDVLTAIRNATGPRPALFVPEVSFELLVKRQIKRLEEPSLRCVELVHEELQRIIQHCSSFSTQELLRFPKLHDSIVEVVTGLLRKRLPITNEMVHNLVAIELAYINTKHPDFTDAAQVSASVNSQQAEGLDGGKRWKNEKVSEEKAPAAGFGSPSKGQAINLLDTAVPASRKLSAKEQRDCEVIQRLIKSYFLIVRKSIQDSVPKTVMHFLVNFVKEHLQSELVGQLYKQPLLQELLIESQDTAQQRTEVAQMLEALKKANNIISEIRETHLW is encoded by the exons ATGGAAACTCTGATTCCCACCATCAACCGGCTGCAGGAGGTCTTTCTCACAGTGGGCGCGGAGGTCATACAGCTACCTCAGATAGTCGTGGTTGGATCCCAG AGCAGCGGAAAGAGCTCTGTGTTGGAGAGCCTGGTTGGACGGGACTTCTTGCCACGGGGATCAGGAATAGTCACAAGACGACCCCTGGTGTTGCAGCTTGTTAATGTTGCACCTCTGCAGGAGCGACAGAAGACTGAAAATG GAAATGGTGTTAGACAAAATGCCCCAAACAGCCACCCAG TCAAAGCTGAGGAGTGGGGCACATTTCTGCACTGCAAGAACCag ATCTTCACAGATTTTATGGAAATTCGTCACgaaattgaagcagaaactgcaCGCAGTTCAGGCGACAACAAG GGAATCAGTCCTGAGCCCATTTATTTGAAGATTTTCTCACCCAAAGTCCTCAACCTCACCCTGGTTGATTTACCTGGAATTACAAAG GTTCCTGTTGGGGATCAGCCAGAAGACATTGAGGCACAAGTGCAAGAGATGATCCTCTCCTTCATCTCGAATCCAAACTCCCTCATCCTCGCCGTGTCCCCTGCCAACTCTGACTTGGCCACCTCTGATGCTCTGAAACTGGCTCGTGAAGTTGATCCAGATG gtcGCCGAACACTGCTGGTGATCAGTAAACTGGACCTGATGGACGCAGGGACCGATGCGCTGGAGGTTCTTCTGGGCCGAGTCATTCCAGTCAAGCTCGGGATTATCGGGGTGGTTAACAG GAGTCAGCATGACATCAATACCCAGAAGAGTCTGGAAGACTCGATGCGGGATGAGCTCGCCTTCCTGCAGCGTCACTACCCCTCACTCGTGTCTCGTGCTGGCTCCCGCTATCTGGCCAAAACTCTCAGCAGACTGCTCATGCACCACATCCGGGACTGCCTGCCAGACCTCAAAACCCGAGTGACTGTGCTGAGTGCTCAGTACCAGGCGCGGCTCAACGGCTACGGTCAGCCAGTGGAGGACCACAGCGCCACCCTGCTGCAGATCGTCACCAAGTTTGCCAGTGATTATTGCAACACCATAGAGGGAACGGCCAGACACATACAAACCTCAGAGCT CTGCGGAGGTGCTCGAATGTGTTACATATTCCATGAGACATTTGGCCGCACTTTGCAGTCTATCGACCCCCTGGGAGGGCTGACTGATCTCGATGTTCTCACTGCCATCCGCAATGCTACG GGTCCACGGCCGGCGCTTTTTGTGCCTGAGGTGTCTTTTGAGTTGCTGGTGAAACGGCAAATTAAGCGTCTGGAGGAGCCTAGTCTGCGCTGCGTAGAGCTTGTtcatgaagagctgcagagaatCATCCAGCACTGCTCCTCCTTCAGCACACAG gaGCTCCTGCGATTTCCCAAACTGCACGACTCCATTGTGGAAGTAGTGACTGGATTATTGAGGAAGCGGCTGCCGATTACTAATGAAATG GTGCACAATTTAGTGGCAATAGAGCTTGCCTACATCAACACAAAGCATCCAGACTTCACGGATGCAGCGCAGGTCTCAGCATCCGTCAACAGTCAACAG GCTGAGGGTCTTGATGGAGGGAAGCGCTGGAAGAACGAGAAGGTTTCCGAAGAAAAAGCCCCAGCCGCAGGCTTCGGCAGTCCCAGCAAAGGCCAGGCCATTAACCTCCTTGACACA GCGGTGCCCGCATCCCGTAAGCTGAGTGCAAAGGAGCAGAGGGACTGCGAGGTCATCCAGCGTCTCATCAAGAGCTACTTCCTCATTGTTCGCAAAAGCATTCAAGACAG TGTGCCCAAGAcagtgatgcatttcctggtgAACTTTGTGAAAGAGCATCTGCAGAGCGAGTTGGTGGGCCAGCTTTACAAACAGCCACTGCTGCAGGAGCTGCTCATTGAGTCACAGGACACGGCACAGCAGCGAACTGAGGTTGCCCAAATGCTCGAG gccCTTAAAAAAGCCAATAATATCATCTCTGAGATCCGGGAGACGCATCTGTGGTAG
- the si:dkey-32e23.4 gene encoding dynamin-1-like protein isoform X1, producing the protein METLIPTINRLQEVFLTVGAEVIQLPQIVVVGSQSSGKSSVLESLVGRDFLPRGSGIVTRRPLVLQLVNVAPLQERQKTENGNGVRQNAPNSHPAVKAEEWGTFLHCKNQIFTDFMEIRHEIEAETARSSGDNKGISPEPIYLKIFSPKVLNLTLVDLPGITKVPVGDQPEDIEAQVQEMILSFISNPNSLILAVSPANSDLATSDALKLAREVDPDGRRTLLVISKLDLMDAGTDALEVLLGRVIPVKLGIIGVVNRSQHDINTQKSLEDSMRDELAFLQRHYPSLVSRAGSRYLAKTLSRLLMHHIRDCLPDLKTRVTVLSAQYQARLNGYGQPVEDHSATLLQIVTKFASDYCNTIEGTARHIQTSELCGGARMCYIFHETFGRTLQSIDPLGGLTDLDVLTAIRNATGPRPALFVPEVSFELLVKRQIKRLEEPSLRCVELVHEELQRIIQHCSSFSTQELLRFPKLHDSIVEVVTGLLRKRLPITNEMVHNLVAIELAYINTKHPDFTDAAQVSASVNSQQAEGLDGGKRWKNEKVSEEKAPAAGFGSPSKGQAINLLDTAVPASRKLSAKEQRDCEVIQRLIKSYFLIVRKSIQDSVPKTVMHFLVNFVKEHLQSELVGQLYKQPLLQELLIESQDTAQQRTEVAQMLEALKKANNIISEIRETHLW; encoded by the exons ATGGAAACTCTGATTCCCACCATCAACCGGCTGCAGGAGGTCTTTCTCACAGTGGGCGCGGAGGTCATACAGCTACCTCAGATAGTCGTGGTTGGATCCCAG AGCAGCGGAAAGAGCTCTGTGTTGGAGAGCCTGGTTGGACGGGACTTCTTGCCACGGGGATCAGGAATAGTCACAAGACGACCCCTGGTGTTGCAGCTTGTTAATGTTGCACCTCTGCAGGAGCGACAGAAGACTGAAAATG GAAATGGTGTTAGACAAAATGCCCCAAACAGCCACCCAG CAGTCAAAGCTGAGGAGTGGGGCACATTTCTGCACTGCAAGAACCag ATCTTCACAGATTTTATGGAAATTCGTCACgaaattgaagcagaaactgcaCGCAGTTCAGGCGACAACAAG GGAATCAGTCCTGAGCCCATTTATTTGAAGATTTTCTCACCCAAAGTCCTCAACCTCACCCTGGTTGATTTACCTGGAATTACAAAG GTTCCTGTTGGGGATCAGCCAGAAGACATTGAGGCACAAGTGCAAGAGATGATCCTCTCCTTCATCTCGAATCCAAACTCCCTCATCCTCGCCGTGTCCCCTGCCAACTCTGACTTGGCCACCTCTGATGCTCTGAAACTGGCTCGTGAAGTTGATCCAGATG gtcGCCGAACACTGCTGGTGATCAGTAAACTGGACCTGATGGACGCAGGGACCGATGCGCTGGAGGTTCTTCTGGGCCGAGTCATTCCAGTCAAGCTCGGGATTATCGGGGTGGTTAACAG GAGTCAGCATGACATCAATACCCAGAAGAGTCTGGAAGACTCGATGCGGGATGAGCTCGCCTTCCTGCAGCGTCACTACCCCTCACTCGTGTCTCGTGCTGGCTCCCGCTATCTGGCCAAAACTCTCAGCAGACTGCTCATGCACCACATCCGGGACTGCCTGCCAGACCTCAAAACCCGAGTGACTGTGCTGAGTGCTCAGTACCAGGCGCGGCTCAACGGCTACGGTCAGCCAGTGGAGGACCACAGCGCCACCCTGCTGCAGATCGTCACCAAGTTTGCCAGTGATTATTGCAACACCATAGAGGGAACGGCCAGACACATACAAACCTCAGAGCT CTGCGGAGGTGCTCGAATGTGTTACATATTCCATGAGACATTTGGCCGCACTTTGCAGTCTATCGACCCCCTGGGAGGGCTGACTGATCTCGATGTTCTCACTGCCATCCGCAATGCTACG GGTCCACGGCCGGCGCTTTTTGTGCCTGAGGTGTCTTTTGAGTTGCTGGTGAAACGGCAAATTAAGCGTCTGGAGGAGCCTAGTCTGCGCTGCGTAGAGCTTGTtcatgaagagctgcagagaatCATCCAGCACTGCTCCTCCTTCAGCACACAG gaGCTCCTGCGATTTCCCAAACTGCACGACTCCATTGTGGAAGTAGTGACTGGATTATTGAGGAAGCGGCTGCCGATTACTAATGAAATG GTGCACAATTTAGTGGCAATAGAGCTTGCCTACATCAACACAAAGCATCCAGACTTCACGGATGCAGCGCAGGTCTCAGCATCCGTCAACAGTCAACAG GCTGAGGGTCTTGATGGAGGGAAGCGCTGGAAGAACGAGAAGGTTTCCGAAGAAAAAGCCCCAGCCGCAGGCTTCGGCAGTCCCAGCAAAGGCCAGGCCATTAACCTCCTTGACACA GCGGTGCCCGCATCCCGTAAGCTGAGTGCAAAGGAGCAGAGGGACTGCGAGGTCATCCAGCGTCTCATCAAGAGCTACTTCCTCATTGTTCGCAAAAGCATTCAAGACAG TGTGCCCAAGAcagtgatgcatttcctggtgAACTTTGTGAAAGAGCATCTGCAGAGCGAGTTGGTGGGCCAGCTTTACAAACAGCCACTGCTGCAGGAGCTGCTCATTGAGTCACAGGACACGGCACAGCAGCGAACTGAGGTTGCCCAAATGCTCGAG gccCTTAAAAAAGCCAATAATATCATCTCTGAGATCCGGGAGACGCATCTGTGGTAG
- the prkg1l gene encoding cGMP-dependent protein kinase 1, which translates to MGTLRDLQFALQLKIEELRQRDTLIDELELELDTKDELIRRLQEELDRYRTTVSLPGPSAVSAACSAQIEDNHSAKRNTIISEPLSLDPVTLAMVSHRCCDKSQESQRRIRAAFLKNDLLKNLDEGDIRAIIACMYHTTIDQGCHVIQEGAVGAQAYVLEEGRLEVTKDGLKVLTVEPEDMFGELALFYSCTHTYSVSAQTESKLWVIDRRSYQTILMQSALSRLSHSVELLSSLPFLQSLPEDVIMKMSDLMEEARYADGDYIIRQGAAGDTFYIISKGQVKVTEKKPGHEEQTLLFKLSEREWFGEKALWGEDIRTANVTAIGDVTCLVIDRETFKDINDGSALDCGRDEPQTNKSKSESDVDPALLSSSTLSDFQIICSLGVGEFGHVDLVQLRSDIKCLFAMRVLNKKLILSSGRREYVLREGRILMEAHCPFIVRLHKIFRDDEQLYMLTEACLGGDVFSLLKDEGYFEECRARFYTACVVEALTFLHCQGVIYRDVKPENVLLDEHGYAKLTGSRCLKKVEVGKKTWTFCGTLGYMAPEIILNKGHSTSADFWSLGVFVFELLSGGLPFSGSDPMKILAATVCGIDQIDFPKPISKSASSLIKKLCRSNPSERLGSQRNGAKEIQKHTWFEGFNWDGLCKRTLIPSVIPNVKHHLEYSACGLYSEDSVELCTDWDDF; encoded by the exons ATGGGCACCCTTCGAGACCTCCAGTTTGCCCTGCAACTCAAGATCGAAGAGCTCCGCCAGAGGGACACGCTCATAGATGAGTTGGAACTTGAGTTGGATACTAAGGATGAGCTCATTCGGAGACTGCAGGAAGAACTGGATCGCTACAGAACCACCGTCTCGCTCCCTGGACCCTCTGCAGTCAGTGCCG CTTGCTCAGCTCAGATTGAGGACAACCACAGTGCCAAGAGGAACACAATCATTTCTGAGCCCCTCAGTCTGGACCCTGTGACTCTCGCCATGGTTTCACACAGATGCTGTGACAAAAGTCAAGA GTCTCAGAGGCGGATCCGTGCAGCGTTTTTGAAAAACGACTTGTTGAAGAACCTTGACGAAGGAGATATCAGAGCCATCATAGCTTGTATGTATCACACCACCATCGATCAAGGCTGCCATGTCATTCAGGAGGGGGCCGTCGGGGCTCAGGCATATGTTTTAGAAG AAGGAAGGCTCGAGGTGACGAAAGACGGACTGAAGGTGCTCACGGTTGAGCCAGAAGACATGTTCGGAGAGTTGGCGCTCTTCTACAGCTGCACCCACACCTACTCCGTCTCAG CACAGACGGAGAGCAAGCTGTGGGTTATTGACCGCAGGAGCTACCAAACCATACTTATGCAGAGCGCTCTCAGCCGTCTTTCTCATTCAGTGGAGCTGCTAAGCAG CCTTCCCTTCCTCCAGTCATTGCCAGAGGATGTCATCATGAAAATGTCTGATCTCATGGAGGAG GCACGTTACGCTGACGGCGACTACATCATTCGACAGGGGGCCGCCGGAGACACCTTTTATATCATTAGCAAAGGCCAG GTGAAAGTGACGGAGAAGAAGCCAGGGCATGAGGAGCAGACGCTGCTTTTTAAGCTCTCTGAGAGAGAGTGGTTTGGTGAAAAAGCTCTGTGGGg AGAGGACATTCGGACTGCGAATGTGACGGCCATTGGAGACGTTACCTGCTTGGTAATAGACAGAGA GACCTTCAAAGACATTAACGATGGGTCTGCACTCGACTGCGGTCGAGATGAGCCACAAACCAATAAATCCAAATCCGA GTCAGATGTGGATCCTGCTCTTCTCTCATCTTCCACCTTAAGTGATTTTCAGATTATCTGCAGTCTGGGAGTTGGGGAGTTTGGTCACGTAGACTTG GTGCAACTAAGGAGCGACATTAAGTGTCTCTTTGCCATGAGGGTCCTTAACAAGAAGCTGATCCTCAGCAGTGGTCGGAGAGAATATGTCCTGAGAGAAGGTCGCATCCTAATGGAGGCCCATTGTCCATTCATAGTCAG GCTACATAAAATCTTCAGAGATGATGAGCAACTGTACATGTTGACAGAAGCCTGTCTGGGTGGGGATGTATTCAGTCTGCTCAAAGACGA AGGCTATTTCGAGGAATGCAGGGCCAGGTTTTACACAGCTTGTGTTGTGGAGGCCCTGACCTTTCTTCACTGTCAAGGTGTCATCTATAGAGACGTCAAGCCTGAAAATGTTCTTCTGGATGAGCACGGTTATGCCAAACTG ACTGGCTCCAGGTGTCTGAAGAAGGTAGAGGTGGGTAAGAAAACGTGGACGTTCTGTGGTACGCTGGGCTACATGGCACCCGAAATCATCTTGAACAAAGGCCACAGTACATCTGCAGACTTCTGGTctctgggtgtgtttgtgtttgaacttCTGAGTGGTGG GCTCCCATTCAGCGGCTCTGACCCGATGAAGATTCTCGCTGCAACCGTCTGTGGCATCGATCAGATCGACTTCCCAAAACCCATCAGCAAAAGTGCCTCCAGTCTCATAAAGAAACTGTGCAG GAGCAATCCCTCGGAGAGACTGGGCAGTCAGCGAAACGGGGCCAAGGAGATTCAGAAGCACAC ATGGTTTGAAGGATTCAACTGGGACGGGCTTTGCAAAAGAACATTAATCCCCTCGGTTATTCCAAAC GTGAAGCATCATTTGGAATACAGTGCGTGTGGTCTTTATTCTGAGGACTCGGTGGAGCTGTGTACCGACTGGGACGATTTCTGA
- the ubl4a gene encoding ubiquitin-like protein 4A has protein sequence MILTVKPLQGKECCVQVTEDEKVSTVKELVSERLNIPANQQRLLYKGKALADEHRLSDYSIGPEAKLNLVIRPVGERTGASGMVASSSSSNSSAQAGVWQTVSTVLARHFSPADAAKVHEQLIKDYERSLRQLSLDDIERLAGRLLHPEGEGMDTSYMD, from the exons ATGATCCTCACAGTGAAACCACTTCAAGGGAAAGAGTGCTGTGTACAG GTGACTGAAGATGAAAAAGTCTCCACGGTGAAGGAACTTGTGTCTGAACGTCTCAACATACCAGCAAACCAGCAGCGGCTACTCTACAAAGGGAAGGCGCTTGCAG ACGAACACAGACTGAGTGATTACTCCATCGGGCCAGAGGCTAAATTGAATCTGGTAATCCGTCCTGTCGGGGAGAGGACTGGGGCTTCGGGGATGGTTGccagtagtagcagcagcaacagcagcgcACAGGCAGGAGTGTGGCAGACAGTGTCCACAGTACTCGCTAGACACTTCAGTCCAGCAGATGCAGCAAAGGTCCATGAGCAGCTCATTAAG gaCTATGAACGCTCACTTCGGCAACTTAGCCTTGATGATATTGAGCGCTTGGCAGGAAGACTGCTTCACCCAGAAGGAGAGGGCATGGACACATCATACATGGACTAA